Proteins encoded in a region of the Pseudomonas viciae genome:
- the acs gene encoding acetate--CoA ligase: protein MFDISQFPQADAVRRAAQLSQDEYKRLYKESIEHPSAFWAAQATRFLDWMTPWQTVQRYDLKSGDATWFAGGKLNVSANCIDRHLDTRGDQTAIIWEGDNPAESAEITYKKLHNHVCRLANVLKSRGVKKGDRVCIYMPMIPEAAYAMLACTRIGAVHSVVFGGFSPDSLRDRILDADCRTVITADEGVRGGRFIPLKRNVDKALESCPNVSTVLVVERTQGQMDWVEGRDLWYHQAMHEMSDDCPPEPMDAEDPLFILYTSGSTGKPKGVLHTTGGYLLQAAMTFKYVLDYRDNEVFWCTADVGWVTGHSYIVYGPLANGATTLIFEGVPSYPSSSRFWQVIDKHQVNIFYTAPTALRALMREGPGPLQETSRKSLRLLGSVGEPINPEAWEWYFNVVGEQRCPIVDTWWQTETGGIMLSPLVSAPRLKPGCATQPMFGVQPVLLDETGKEISGAGSGVLAIKSSWPGQIRSVYGDHQRMVDTYFKPYPGYYFTGDGARRDEDGDYWITGRIDDVINVSGHRIGTAEIESALVLHDNIAEAAVVGYPHDLKGQGIYAFVTPMNGVEANDELKKELLAHVSKEIGSFAKPELIQWAPALPKTRSGKIMRRILRKIACNELDSLGDTSTLADPSVVEGLIDKRLNR from the coding sequence ATGTTCGATATCAGCCAGTTCCCCCAAGCCGATGCCGTCCGCCGGGCTGCGCAACTGAGCCAGGACGAGTACAAGCGACTCTATAAAGAATCCATCGAACACCCCAGCGCCTTCTGGGCCGCACAGGCCACGCGCTTTCTCGACTGGATGACGCCTTGGCAAACCGTCCAGCGCTATGACCTCAAGAGCGGCGACGCGACATGGTTCGCGGGTGGCAAGCTGAACGTCAGCGCCAATTGCATCGACCGTCATCTGGACACGCGCGGCGACCAGACGGCAATCATCTGGGAAGGCGACAACCCCGCTGAATCGGCGGAAATTACTTACAAAAAACTTCACAACCATGTTTGCCGCCTGGCCAACGTGCTGAAAAGTCGTGGGGTGAAGAAAGGCGATCGGGTCTGCATCTACATGCCGATGATTCCGGAAGCCGCCTACGCCATGCTTGCCTGCACCCGCATCGGCGCAGTGCATTCGGTGGTGTTCGGTGGTTTCTCGCCGGACTCTCTGCGCGACCGGATTCTCGACGCCGATTGCCGCACCGTGATCACCGCCGACGAAGGCGTGCGCGGCGGGCGCTTCATCCCGCTCAAGCGCAACGTCGACAAGGCCCTGGAAAGCTGTCCGAACGTCAGTACGGTATTGGTGGTCGAGCGCACCCAAGGCCAGATGGACTGGGTTGAAGGGCGTGACCTGTGGTACCACCAGGCCATGCACGAAATGAGCGACGACTGCCCGCCCGAACCGATGGACGCCGAAGACCCGCTGTTCATCCTCTACACCTCCGGCAGCACCGGCAAACCCAAGGGCGTGCTGCACACCACCGGCGGTTATCTGCTGCAAGCGGCGATGACGTTCAAGTACGTGCTCGATTACCGCGACAACGAAGTGTTCTGGTGCACCGCCGACGTCGGCTGGGTCACCGGCCACAGTTACATCGTCTACGGCCCGCTGGCCAACGGCGCCACCACGCTGATCTTCGAAGGCGTCCCGAGCTATCCCAGCAGTTCGCGTTTCTGGCAGGTGATCGACAAACACCAGGTCAACATCTTCTACACCGCGCCGACGGCCCTGCGTGCGCTGATGCGCGAAGGTCCCGGACCGTTGCAGGAAACGTCGCGCAAAAGCCTGAGATTGCTCGGCAGCGTCGGTGAGCCGATCAACCCGGAAGCGTGGGAATGGTACTTCAACGTGGTCGGCGAACAGCGCTGCCCGATTGTCGATACCTGGTGGCAGACCGAGACCGGCGGCATCATGCTCAGCCCTCTGGTGAGTGCCCCGCGGCTCAAACCCGGCTGCGCTACCCAGCCGATGTTCGGCGTGCAACCGGTATTACTGGATGAAACGGGCAAGGAAATCAGCGGTGCCGGCAGCGGCGTACTGGCGATCAAATCCAGCTGGCCGGGACAAATCCGCAGCGTCTACGGCGACCATCAACGCATGGTCGATACCTACTTCAAGCCCTACCCCGGCTATTACTTCACCGGCGACGGTGCTCGTCGCGACGAAGACGGCGATTATTGGATCACCGGGCGCATCGACGATGTGATCAACGTCTCCGGGCACCGCATCGGCACTGCCGAAATAGAAAGTGCCCTGGTGTTGCACGACAACATCGCCGAAGCAGCGGTGGTCGGTTACCCCCATGACCTCAAGGGCCAGGGCATCTACGCCTTTGTCACACCGATGAACGGGGTCGAGGCCAACGACGAATTGAAGAAAGAATTGCTGGCCCACGTCAGCAAGGAAATCGGCAGTTTCGCCAAACCGGAACTGATCCAGTGGGCGCCGGCGCTGCCCAAGACCCGTTCGGGCAAAATCATGCGGCGGATCCTGCGCAAGATCGCCTGCAATGAACTCGACAGCCTCGGTGATACCTCGACCCTGGCCGATCCGAGTGTGGTGGAGGGGTTGATCGACAAGCGCCTGAATCGCTGA
- a CDS encoding class I SAM-dependent rRNA methyltransferase, which yields MSSLNQALRAALDQRQDLLGQLHQQGTDCYRLFHGSQEGAPGLTIDRYGPQLLVQSFHQSLERDALLQLHGIVNERLGLETLLVYNDRARGNSRIDRQDTVYQADEAALQDLVGHEWGLNYRVRGRHAGQDPLLFLDLRNARGWVKEHSRDKSVLNLFAYTCGVGLSAAAGGAREVCNLDFAEGNLAVGRENGLLNPALPPMEFVQSDYFPAIRQLAGLPISQRRGQKLPSYVRLEQRQYDLVLLDPPAWAKSAFGTVDLLRDYQSLLKPALLSTADNGVLICCNNLAKVPMDDWREQVLRCAEKAGRPVREWSVLTPGDDFPSLDQQPPLKTLILQL from the coding sequence ATGTCTTCCTTGAATCAGGCGCTGCGCGCCGCCCTCGACCAACGCCAGGACCTGCTCGGCCAGTTGCATCAGCAAGGCACCGATTGCTATCGCCTGTTCCACGGCAGCCAGGAAGGCGCCCCAGGCCTGACCATCGACCGCTACGGCCCGCAACTGCTGGTGCAGAGCTTCCATCAGTCACTGGAGCGCGACGCCTTGCTGCAGCTGCACGGCATCGTCAACGAGCGCCTGGGGCTGGAAACCCTGCTGGTCTACAACGATCGCGCCCGGGGCAATTCGCGCATCGACCGCCAGGACACGGTGTACCAGGCTGACGAAGCCGCCTTGCAAGACCTGGTCGGCCATGAATGGGGCCTGAACTATCGCGTTCGCGGGCGCCATGCCGGACAGGATCCCCTGCTGTTTCTCGATCTGCGCAACGCCCGGGGCTGGGTCAAGGAACACAGCCGAGACAAAAGCGTGCTGAACCTGTTCGCCTACACCTGTGGCGTAGGCTTGAGCGCCGCAGCCGGTGGCGCGCGCGAGGTGTGCAACCTGGACTTCGCCGAAGGCAACCTGGCGGTGGGGCGCGAGAACGGCCTGCTCAACCCCGCTTTGCCGCCCATGGAATTCGTGCAATCGGATTACTTCCCGGCGATCCGCCAACTGGCTGGCCTGCCCATCAGCCAACGCCGCGGGCAGAAACTGCCCAGTTATGTGCGCCTGGAACAACGCCAGTACGACCTGGTGCTGCTCGATCCGCCGGCCTGGGCCAAGAGTGCTTTTGGCACCGTCGACCTGTTGCGCGACTACCAGAGCCTGCTCAAACCGGCGCTGCTGAGTACCGCCGACAATGGCGTGCTGATCTGCTGTAACAACCTGGCAAAAGTGCCCATGGACGACTGGCGCGAACAAGTGCTGCGTTGCGCGGAAAAGGCCGGCCGACCGGTGCGTGAATGGAGCGTGCTGACACCCGGCGACGATTTCCCCTCCCTGGACCAGCAGCCGCCGCTCAAGACGTTGATCCTCCAGCTCTAA
- the pgi gene encoding glucose-6-phosphate isomerase, with protein MAYYRTPHDVTALPAWQALNDHRKAMQDFSMREAFNADPQRFTQFTLSSCGLFLDYSKNLINAQTRDLLVGLANEVELKGAIKSLFEGEIVNASENRPALHTALRRPVGDKLLVNGVNVMPDVHKVLNQITDLVGRIHDGLWRGYTEKPITDVVNIGIGGSFLGPELVSEALLSYAHKGVRCHYLANIDGSEFHELTMKLRAETTLFIVSSKSFNTLETLKNAQAARAWYLAQGGSEAELYRHFIAVSSNNAAAVAFGIREENIFPMWDWVGGRYSLWSAIGLPIALAIGMSNFKELLSGAYSMDQHFQSAPFEQNMPVLLALLGVWYGNFWGAQSHAILPYDHYLRNITKHLQQLDMESNGKSVRQDGTPVSTDTGPVIWGGVGCNGQHAYHQLLHQGTQLIPADFIVPIVSFNPVSDHHQWLYANCLSQSQALMLGKTRAEAEAELRDKGASEEDVQKLASHKVIPGNRPSNTLVVERISPRRLGALVALYEHKVFVQSVVWGINAFDQWGVELGKELGKGVYNRLVGSEESPADDASTQGLINYFRGRHRG; from the coding sequence ATGGCGTATTACCGAACCCCTCATGACGTGACCGCTCTGCCTGCCTGGCAAGCGCTGAATGACCACCGCAAAGCCATGCAGGATTTCAGCATGCGCGAAGCGTTCAATGCCGATCCGCAGCGTTTCACCCAATTCACCCTGTCGAGCTGCGGCCTGTTTCTCGACTATTCAAAAAACCTGATCAACGCCCAAACCCGCGACCTGCTGGTGGGCCTGGCCAATGAAGTCGAGCTCAAGGGCGCGATCAAGTCGCTGTTCGAAGGCGAAATCGTCAACGCCTCCGAAAACCGCCCAGCCCTGCACACCGCCCTGCGTCGGCCGGTGGGCGACAAGTTGCTGGTGAACGGCGTCAACGTGATGCCGGACGTGCACAAAGTGCTGAACCAGATCACTGACCTGGTGGGCCGCATTCACGACGGCCTGTGGCGTGGCTACACCGAAAAGCCGATCACCGACGTGGTGAACATCGGCATCGGTGGCTCCTTCCTCGGCCCGGAGCTGGTGTCCGAAGCGCTGTTGTCCTACGCGCATAAAGGCGTGCGCTGCCATTATCTGGCGAATATCGACGGCAGCGAGTTCCACGAGCTGACGATGAAGCTGCGCGCCGAGACCACGCTGTTTATCGTCTCGTCGAAATCCTTCAACACCCTCGAAACCCTGAAGAACGCCCAGGCTGCCCGTGCCTGGTATCTGGCCCAGGGCGGCTCCGAAGCGGAGCTGTATCGCCATTTCATCGCGGTATCGAGCAACAACGCCGCCGCCGTGGCCTTCGGCATTCGCGAAGAAAACATCTTCCCCATGTGGGATTGGGTTGGCGGGCGTTACTCGCTGTGGTCGGCCATCGGCCTGCCGATCGCCCTGGCCATCGGCATGTCGAACTTCAAGGAATTGCTCTCCGGCGCCTATTCCATGGACCAGCATTTCCAGAGCGCGCCGTTCGAGCAGAACATGCCGGTGCTGCTGGCGCTGCTGGGCGTGTGGTACGGCAATTTCTGGGGTGCGCAAAGCCATGCGATCCTGCCGTATGACCACTACCTGCGCAACATCACCAAGCACTTGCAGCAACTGGACATGGAATCCAACGGCAAGAGCGTGCGCCAGGACGGCACGCCTGTGTCGACCGACACAGGCCCGGTGATCTGGGGCGGCGTCGGTTGCAACGGACAGCACGCTTACCATCAGCTGCTGCACCAAGGCACCCAGTTGATCCCGGCCGACTTCATCGTGCCGATCGTCAGTTTCAACCCGGTATCTGACCATCACCAGTGGCTGTACGCCAACTGCCTGTCCCAAAGCCAGGCACTGATGCTGGGCAAGACTCGCGCCGAAGCCGAGGCCGAGCTGCGGGACAAGGGCGCGAGCGAAGAAGACGTGCAGAAACTGGCGTCGCACAAAGTGATCCCCGGCAACCGTCCGAGCAACACGTTGGTGGTTGAACGCATCAGCCCACGTCGCCTTGGCGCACTGGTGGCGTTGTATGAACACAAGGTATTCGTGCAAAGCGTGGTCTGGGGCATCAACGCCTTCGACCAATGGGGCGTCGAGCTGGGCAAGGAACTGGGCAAAGGCGTCTACAACCGCCTGGTGGGCAGCGAAGAAAGCCCGGCCGACGATGCTTCGACCCAAGGCTTGATCAACTACTTCCGTGGGCGTCATCGCGGCTGA
- the panC gene encoding pantoate--beta-alanine ligase, producing the protein MNTVKTVRELRAAVARARGEGKRIAFVPTMGNLHSGHVALVTKAAQRADFVVASIFVNPLQFGAGEDLDKYPRTLAADQEKLLQAGCHLLFAPSVEEMYPDGMAGQTRVSVPQLSEGLCGASRPGHFEGVATVVSKLFNMVQPDLAVFGQKDFQQLAVIRALVHDLNMPIQIIGEPTVRAEDGLALSSRNGFLSPEQRAVAPVVYRGLSQIAEAIRQGQRDFPALVAEQLKQLEAAGLRPDYLEVRHARTLRPATAEDRDLVILVAAFLGTTRLIDNLHLDLDTPA; encoded by the coding sequence ATGAACACCGTCAAAACCGTACGTGAACTGCGGGCTGCCGTAGCCCGCGCCCGCGGTGAAGGCAAACGCATCGCCTTCGTGCCGACCATGGGCAACCTGCACAGCGGCCACGTGGCGCTGGTGACCAAGGCGGCACAGCGCGCCGACTTCGTGGTGGCGAGCATTTTCGTCAACCCGCTGCAATTCGGCGCCGGCGAAGACCTGGACAAATACCCCCGTACCCTGGCCGCCGACCAGGAGAAACTGCTCCAGGCCGGCTGCCATCTGCTGTTCGCCCCCAGTGTCGAAGAGATGTACCCCGACGGCATGGCCGGACAGACGCGGGTCAGCGTCCCGCAATTGTCCGAAGGCCTGTGCGGTGCCAGTCGGCCAGGGCATTTCGAGGGCGTGGCGACGGTGGTCAGCAAGCTGTTCAACATGGTCCAGCCTGACCTGGCAGTGTTCGGCCAGAAGGACTTCCAGCAACTGGCAGTGATCCGCGCGCTGGTCCATGACTTGAACATGCCGATTCAGATCATCGGCGAACCCACCGTTCGCGCCGAGGACGGCCTGGCGCTATCGTCGCGCAACGGTTTCCTCAGCCCTGAACAGCGCGCCGTCGCGCCGGTGGTCTATCGCGGCCTGAGCCAGATTGCCGAGGCCATCAGGCAGGGCCAACGGGATTTCCCGGCGTTGGTTGCCGAGCAGCTCAAGCAACTGGAAGCCGCCGGCCTGCGTCCCGATTATCTGGAAGTCCGCCATGCCCGGACCTTGCGTCCGGCCACAGCCGAGGATCGTGACCTGGTGATACTGGTGGCTGCATTCCTGGGTACAACGCGCTTGATCGACAACTTGCACCTGGACCTCGATACGCCCGCCTGA
- the panD gene encoding aspartate 1-decarboxylase: MHAIMLKAKLHRAEVTHAVLDYEGSCAIDGEWLDLSGIREYEQIQIYNVDNGERFTTYAIRGEEGSRMISVNGAAAHKAKVGDRVIICAYAHYSEAELVNFKPRMLYMAPGNELSHTSNAIPVQVA; encoded by the coding sequence ATGCACGCCATCATGCTCAAGGCCAAGCTGCACCGCGCCGAAGTCACCCACGCGGTGCTCGATTACGAAGGCTCCTGCGCCATTGACGGTGAATGGCTGGACCTGTCGGGGATCCGTGAATACGAACAGATCCAGATCTACAACGTCGACAACGGCGAACGCTTCACCACCTACGCCATCCGTGGCGAGGAAGGCTCGCGGATGATCTCGGTCAACGGCGCCGCCGCCCATAAAGCCAAGGTCGGTGACCGCGTCATCATCTGCGCCTACGCCCATTACAGCGAAGCCGAGCTGGTCAACTTCAAACCCCGCATGCTGTACATGGCACCGGGCAACGAACTGAGCCACACCAGCAATGCCATCCCGGTTCAGGTTGCCTGA